The DNA segment TTGACCAACAGACTACAAGAATCAACGACGATAGCTTTTATCAGTGATGGCTCAGTTTCTTCCCAACCACAGCAGCGGTGGACTGCTGCAACGAGCTTGCAGAATCAGGTTTCGATGCTTGCTTTCTGCAATGATTGGATTTTATGGACCATTTTGTTTCCATAGTCAGTTTGATGTTTGTTTCTTGAAATGTAGATATCAAGAGCAAGCCCCATATGATATCCTAATGCGAATTTGTTATCACATGATAGACAATGATTTTTAAGACGAAATTTGTGGGGTCGATCAGCCTAAAAAAGACATACATACTGAATTTTTAACGTGTGGAACTCATGAAACGAAGCTCAACGGAGACGAGCTTCACAAGGCATTCCGGGTGCAGCCGCTCGCCCATCCTTACATTTGAGAAATATATTGGCTTGTGTATACCGTAACAAGAATCAAGTACATTTGCTATAGACTTTGGTTTATTCTATGTTCATGATGCTTTGTTGATCGGTAAATTTTCGATCAATTGAATATTATGTTCAACAGATTTTGTTGCACTCATCATCTCGAGTATCCCGCAATGCAAAAAACCCTGCATATTTACTGAAACTTTTGTCTATTTGTGtgcttattaaaaaaaacatgcatAATGTATTTTATAATGGATATTTCCAATTCTATTTATATCATCATACTTCAAGATTGCTATCTGATATATCAAGAAAAATGCTGAAAATTTTCTTTAGAGAGGATGACCATGAGTTGGGAGGCGGGAGTAAAGGGTATTGAAGTAGAAAAATAGGCTTCTTCACCTAAATTTGTCATTAGAGATTTGATGCCATTATCATGTCATTTTGAACAAGCAACATAAAAACTAAACATTTCATAtgcaacataaaaaaaaatcccaaCAAAACTCGTATGCCAAGTTGACAGTGGAGTCACAAGACTAGGAAGTGCAAAAAAGCCAAAGAGCCAACATTAATTGTTTATCGCACGAAGCCAGAAAAATGGAGCTGTCACAACAGAAAGCGTGCTTTTAAGCATGCGCATCAGGAAAAGCGCCATAAACTGCTTGCAAACAAAAGCCACCATTTCTTTTGAAAACGATAATAAGATGAATCCAATTTCAAATGCCAAGCATTTATTACAAGGAAATCTTCAAACATAAATGTTAAATTATCATAATaagattttaataaattttcccAGTCTCATTTTACTTTTAGCACGCTTTGTCAGACCACCTTGCTAATAATACTCTCCTACAGCCAAAAATTTCCCATCTTGGACTTATTTTTAAACTCATCAAACCATATTGCAAGTCGACAAAACCAAAATAGATGCTCAGAATCTTTGATATCATCAAGTTTCCGTAACCACTTCATTTGCTTGAGCACAAATAAAGGATGTTCAACTACGATATAAATGAATTAAGGTAAAATTCGATGTCGAACATTGTAAAAATACAAAGAATTCACATAATCTATATTATATTCAATTTGTGCGTGATGGTCTCTTAACTTTTTTAGTCTACATATAGGATAAATTCAAATATTGAGCTAATATAAAGTgtcacttaaaaataattaaataaataggtTGGATTCAACATATACAGGAATGAACTTAGCAGAAGAATAAAATGTCAAAACACTTGATGGGTTCTTCCGTACAAATTCCCATAATTGGTACACATTTTGTCAAACCTCGTGAAGGCTCACCTTTTCAAGTCACGCGCAATCTCTGATCCTACGGCCACCAAACCCATCCGCATTCCGGCTCCCACAATCCGACGGTCCTCGTTTACCTCATTTGACCTATAAGATATCTCCACATGAGCTACTATCAACTCCATACGGGAAAATGTTGACCTCCTTGTGAGAGAGAGATTCAAATTCGGTGGTGGCTTGGAATTCGGATCTTGTAATCAAGAAACCTTGTTTGGTTGGTATCTTTAGAATTTGCGGTCTTATTGTTCCTCTTTCTTTAATCTATCTCTGAACCAAGAATCTTTTTCCATCATCTTATTCTTCCCCATTATTTTCTTCGGGTGTTtgccttttttttcttttttttttttttttgcgtttTCCTGTGTTTCTTTCCCCCCTACTGTGTTTTCTTGTTGAGTGCCGAGGAGGGTATGAATCGGGATTTTCTTCTTTTGTGTTTTGGAATCTATTGCATTGTATGGCTGCGTGTGAAACTGCTCATGATGTGCATATGTATATGTTGTTATTTTGAAACAATTTGCTACTTTATTAAATAAAGCTGGTGTTTTGTGATTCAGTTTACAAATTCTATAGCTGCATTTAATGTTTGCGGGTCGTCTAACTAGTAAAGACACGAGCTTTGTTACATGGTAGTTCAATACGAACTGTGTTAGATATATATTGGAAATTCAGTGCTTTTATACGAATTTTGATGCCTTTTATGAATGATTTCACTCCAAGGAATAGGATAGTTTATAGAGTGCAATCAACacatgtatatttattatgctTTTAATCCTTAACTAGTTACTTATACAGATTCTGTTATGTCAAAGTTCATAATCTTTTCATCATTTTGATGGCAGAAAAAGTGTTCTTTCCAAGTTTATAGATTGTGACAAAGAAGGGAACATGCCTTGGGAATCTCCGAATTATCATGGGAAGTGCGTGCCATTGGTAGCCGTCTTTCATGTtattctgtgatttttaatttgaTCCGGTGAGTTGCTCTCCTCCCTTGAGATCTCATCACCACCGTAACAATTTAGAACCGCTGGAAGTGATGATGCGTGTGGATGATATGCTGCTACACAATACATAATtcattaatatttgttttttCCAGTGCTATATGATCATGTGTTCAATCCCGTCTGTCTGATTTTTCTTTCTCATGACACTTACATATGATTAAGGTGAAATGACTCTGCATTTAGAATTTTGTGTGTATTCTAAGCGGGTAGTATACTAGTATTACTTATAGTGGACAAGTGGCACGTTGAGGATTGTAATTTTGACACCTGTTTATTTAACCTTCTCGAGTTTGTAATCTTTGCTAGTTAAATCTTGTTGATTTTCCATATCTCAACTGATTTCTATATTCCTGTAGTTTATTTTGGTCGTTCGAGAGTTAGAATGCACATTGCTGTTACCAGAAAGAAAATCACAAAAGTGGAAGAACTGGGAAAACTTATAATGAGAGTTGGGGGCATTGCTTTTTACCAATTGATGCAAGTTTGTCAGGTAAGTGCTTCGTGTTTCATTGGTATGCATGCCCAAAATGCGTGATTTGCAGCATTTTTCCGCAATATGTTCAAATTCTTAAGTTGTCTTTTATGTGTTTTGCATACAGGCTGAGTATTTCCGTCAGTTGCTTAAGCCAGTGACGTAATCTAGGTTCGGTAAGAGCGATAGGACATTAAGATTCACCACCTAGAGTTCTGACCGCGTAGGAGAGATTTCATGCTTTTGATTTACTAAGCGTATAACTACGTACTCCAAGAGCTTTTACCTCCTTGAAGCTGCCAATTACTTTTGAACTTGAAATTGTTTGTGAGCCAAAATCATGCACAGTGATCAGCCATACTTTCATCTGTCTGGTCAAGTGGGCTATGTTATGCAAAATTCTCATATGCCCTCTGCGTTTAACATGCCCTTGGGTATTGAACCTCTTGGGCCCTTCCATGGTGTTGATATCCAACCCTCTGATGCGTGCCCCAGAAATTTTGTTATCTTTGATCAATCTAATACCAGAAGCCAGATAATTTTTCATCCCGAAATAGGTTCCAAATTCTTCGATTTTGGTCTTGCTGATGGTGCATCAATCTTGAGAGGCAAAGATGATGGGAAGGATGCAAACTATGAGGGAAAAAATTTCTCACTTCTGAAAGAAGATTCAGATGATATTGATGCACTTTTGAGCATGGAAGATGTAGAAAACGAAGAATATGACGATGATGAGTTGAGTACAGCACGAACAGATGCCAAATATGAATGCGACTCTCCAGATTCGTGCTCTAACTATGAGTCGCCTCCCAGAAAGAGGTCAGATTTTGGGACATCTTCTGTGATTCACTGCGACTACAAAAAGGGTGAGAGAATGAGGACAATGGTGAAGGGATTAAGAAGAATGGTTCCTGGAGCCAAACAGATGAGTGCCGTGACCGTCCTCGATGAGGCTGTTCAATACCTCAAGTCCCTTAAGGCACAAGTGCATAATCTGGAAACTGGGAATTCAGAAAACCATGCTCGGAGCTGATTCACCTACCAAATCAGCTGCAAGAAATATTTAATTGCCCAGGTTTAATATGCCATAATTTGTTTTCGTGTAAGTCTTCTCTTTTACTGCCACTGGATGCTGATAATCAGTTATTTTCTTTATCCCAACTCCCCAGGATTTGCTACTCGTATTAGAATTATTCTGTCTTGTAAGCGAGGTTTAATATTAATCATTTTCAACTATTTTTGTGGCTTCTTGATTGACTCTTTGACCGAAGGCGTTGATCTCCATTATAATGCAAAATCATGAAAGTTTTTATGCTCCAACGGCTGGCAGACGAGGTAAGGGGGTGGTGAGTGTAGTTTATAGACAACAGAAATGGTAATTCTGTAAACTAATTAAagcagaaaattttaaaaatcatacGAAAAACCATCCTTGTGATGACAGATCCTGTTCCATTGAACAGCTCAATGAGATTTTAATTAATATGCAAACTACAGAAAATAACAGAAATTGAAATCTTTAGTCTCTGGTTATTGGACGCATAAATATTCAGAATGCTTCATTGCAGCCGTCACCCTTAGTAGGAAAGCTCGAATTTGCATTTCCCATAACCTGCAAAATCCATGAAAATCGAGGTCATTAAGCGTGTGTTTGTGTTTTGTTCATTTGTATATGTTAAGTAGCCCTAGGATACTCACTAGGGTCAGTGACAACAATGATTCCCGATTTCTTGAAATCACAGTTCCAAGAATGTCTTCCCTGTTTCTGGTAGTAAAGGTTCATGGCAACTGAAGCATGATTCAGAAGATTGCTAGGATAAAAACAGGCGCCTCCCTCTTGGATCAAGCTGCAATCCACTACGGTACACGCAAAGTTTATGTTATCCGTTAGCGTCTGTTCTGAGGTCGAGGGCCTTGGCACGCACCAAGTTCCCTGAAATGAATGGAAGAACATATCTCAGATGATGAGTGGAAGAATTAATACTGTCTTGATATTTTTTGAATCGTTGAATGTTCTTACCTGTCCAGATGCATCGACCGCAGGCTTCCGAATTCCACCTGATCCACAAAAACTTGTCAACAGCCTCAGTGGGAACCTCAAATTATTTTGACCATCAAACTTCTTGAATGGATTCTGAGAAGAAAAATCATGAACATACCTGATACGAAGAGCAAGATTATAAGAGACAAACCAAGAAGGGGAAGCGAAAGAAGTGACTTGGCCATGGACGATAATCAGAGACAGTAGGAGAATGGTGGAAGATTATTGTTGGACGTTGGGAAAAGGTGAAGAAATTTATAGATTCCTAAGGCCAAAAGAATTCATCTAATATTTCCTAGTAAAAAGACGTATCTAGTTTATCATATAGTGTCATTCATTTGGCATTTTCATttaaaaagagagagagagagagagagagagagagagagagagagagagagggaaCAGGCCTGAAGTAAAGATATGCATGACACAAGAAATGATGGTCATGGAAATGTAGATAAAAGATAGCCACAACATTTTTTTAAGAGAAATGTAGTGATATGGTCTAAAGAATGTGTTATTCCAGGAAACTTATCAATTTGGTAACTGGTGAGTAGGTCAACTAATGGTTTCTTTTATGTGACTCTAGTGAATCAGTATATGGTGTGAACTATTGTTTTGAATATTCATGTTTGTTATTCTTAAGGGGGTCTTGTAAATCAGAAAACAAGACGATTTATGAGAACCTGTTGTTTAAATAAGATTTAGGATAGGACAAGAGTGCGTTGAATCAATGAAGCTTTCCAATTCCACCCCTGTTCCTTGGGAACTTTCAGTCACGTCCGCAGAATTCGCCGTATAAAATGGTGAAAAGGTAGTTGTAGAACTTGTAAATAACAAAAACTTCACAGAGATTGTAATTCAATTTTGTGAAATGGGTCTTTTATAGGGCACGAGCTATGCTACACCGGGTGAGATCACCCGGTGCAGCATCTGCCCTTGATTGGGCACCCGGGCCCACAATAAAATGGGCCCGGGTGCCCAATCATCATCATAGCATCTCCCCTTTTATGGTATGACCCCGAATCATGAAAATTGTTAATTTTAATATCAAAATTTACATTTCCCCGCGGATATAGATCGGATTGCAAAACATCTGCCGCTCAGAAATTCATGCAATACCCATGAGATACTCAATGGCCTTCTGAGTCCCGAAACCGAAGTCCCAACCAAAGTTATTCACAAAGAAACAATGAAAAGACCAATTATTGCGGCACATGCATGGAAGTATAATCATGTTTTCCATAACACAAAGGTGTAATTTAGTTGGAATTCTGACTCGAAGGGTAGAGCTTTTCTTTGTATAGCAGCATATCAACTcaatcaataaatcaaaacTGAACCTTTAACCTCAGCTATTTAGCTTCGCACCGGAACAAGAAACAGTGAAGAATAACACAAACATGAACAAGAATCATACTACCGTAAATACTGTAAATGAATTATGATCCAATGATAAACCTAATCTAAAGGTGGATCTTTCTCCAAGAACTCATCAATGGTAGAGGGGAATTCAAAACCTCCAAATCCATCACAGTTATCATCTGAATGCCATAAAGCAGCTTTAGCCAATAGCAAATGGGCCAATACAAACGGTTCTCTCTCCTCACCATTCAAGAAATGATTAATCCACCCCTCTAGTCTCTCTAATTCTCTCAAACTCTTGGGACCCTTCAACCCGGCGATCTTCCTataaaatccatcatcacaacCCACATTAAACAGGTTGGTTCTCTTTTTCATCTGCTCCCCAGAATCCGACAGCTGCAAGAGCTGCATCAACAGCTCAATGTCATCACCAAGATTACTTCTTTCATCATGAGCAACGGTGGTTTCCGCGCTTAAATGATTTTCCCCAGGTGGGCTGTTTTGAATTGGTGGGAAATCTGCGGAATCCGTGAGAAACTCGCGGGGGACTTCACTTTCTTGGAGGGTTGAGATGTTCCCATCGGTGGTGAGGGGCGGTTGCTTGTAGTTGAGGTAAATGGGGGTACCCAGAGAATCAGTTTGTTCCGTGTTTTCACGGCGTTCCCCCGGCGGCGGTGGTGAAAGAGCGGAGGATTGTTGCGCGGGGTCTTCAAGTTTAAGCCTTTTCTCCACTTGTCTTAGAGAGGAGAAAAATTGAGAATGTGGAGAAGGTGAATTATTTTGCATTCTGATAAAACTGGACATCGATTCAATTAGGGTTCAATGTATGGATGGAACATCAAAGATTTGGTTGGGTTGAAATTCGGCATCGCGCTTACATCCCTTTCCCCattgtatacatatatatatatatatacatgtataaaataatgaattttttttaataaacgataaaatgacatatttggataaaataaaaatgcaagtcatttatattttatataatttgattcaaatattaaacaaaataaggATGATTAATCAATTTATTATCATCATTCATATCAAATGGTGCTTATATATGAGTTATACGTGGGCAATATACAAAGTCTAGAGATGTCAAAATGAATTAGATCCATCGAGTTACAGTCGTGATGATTGGTTGTTGTGGGTTGTGAGTCAGTCCACCCCGACCCGTCATTCCGTCAAATTAGatatctatattattattattattattattattattattattattatattataatacttGAGAGTTGAGACCCTTATAGAAACTGTTTTTGGTATGGTGTGAGACACCAAAATTTCCTTCCAGTTTTATCCTTTTTTCACAGCAGTTTCTCCCATTTTTTCTTTAATTGAAAATCTAACTGCTCACTCACTTGTATTTTCGaaacacaaaattttaatatcataCATTATATTACACATACGCAACACGTTAGCTCATTAACTCGTAAATAATTAATCTACAACCCCACCTAAATAGGTGGACCGGGCTTGGTTAAACACCTAAAAGGCTGGTTAGCTCACACCATTAGCCCATTCTGACACAAGTCACACAACTAGCATGTATGGGCTAAATGGTACCTTATAAAGTTAAATAATCCATTGGGCGCCTcctcatttaatttaatttcacttTGGTCCTTAAATTACTGATTGAAATGCTATCACGATATAAATATTGTTTGCAGCATAAATTGTAGTAACTAAGTTTATTGATTTCCTCATTACCTTAGCTTGTTGTTTTCAAAGTAATTAATGGAAGAATGCTGCTGAAAATTATTAGACTTCATTAACATTTTTTGGAGATCTTTCCCGGGAATTATAGAGCAATGTTGCTTTGTGTTTCACAATTTTAAGTAGTGTTTGcaacttttaaaataaatgatcatgaatttttttaaaaaaaaattaataaaaaattcataatcagttATTTTTAGAAGTCGTAAACATCATCTCATTAATACTTTGCTACATAAATCTATCGATTTATTTCCTTTTTCCTCCCGTATTTAAAATTTCGATATCGTAAAACTTAATTCTGAGGTTAATTTAGAAATTCGAATCATAGTAGATTACTAGATTTCTTataaatttgggccataaataaaatagagagaatcttaaattattttgtttgaaTACATAAGAAAAATGCGATATATCTAATTAATGTGTTTGAAatgttaaatataatttttaagtgtCATTCTTTGGAAattgtttctttttttattttgaaaaagaaaaattgttttttaggTCATGtaagtttgtcactttgcgatttcggtcctctttattttcagatttcagttttagtccactatctttgtttttttgacaattttaaatCTTTTCCGATTTGGCGTTGATGTGACATCAATGCGGTGATGATGTGGAGCTTACATGTATAATGTCACATAAGCATTTTAAaggaaaaaaaacttaaattgtcaaaaatcaaaacatgcagagctaaaactgaaatttgaaaacatagaggtccgaaatcgcaaagtgacaaacatataacACTAAAATTGTAGTTTTTCCTTTTGAAAagtaaatataatttatataaaaaaattttactcccataattacatttattcaaagaattttcacCATGAAATTACATAGGTGCGTTaagttgattaatttaattgatttaaaatgAGACAtttgatttatgaaaaaaattcgaCACAATGAATTTCAAATCATATTCATCTTATCTTTAAATTTTACCCAAAAACAACACTAGTCACTACTGCTTCTAATAACTCTGCATGGCGGCGGAAAAAATATTAACCCAATTtgtaattttgaatttaattagaacaaatttgttttttttatatatagaaaaATATACATAAAACTAAACATTTTTATAGCAATGGATTCTTTCTATTTTTCTTCCATATGTTTCGTCGGCATGCATGATAATGTATGGCGtcaacatgatttttttttggtcATATATGAATTATGTAGTCAAATAATGTCCATACGATATGCCGTGATAAACTCACCCCTAATTTGTTCGGATCTTCGAAATTTCTGTAATTTACACAAAACGTAATTTCAATTCTCAAGCGTTGAAATGGTGACTGCATACGTGTACAAAATGTTAATTTTTGTGTGAAACACACACACATTGATGCTGTGAAATATGTTATAATATCATACATTAATAATATGCAACAAAATTTAAACGTGACCGCTGACCCGATTATTTCACACttcaaatttaaaatcttaGCATATTGCATATATAGCAATCTCATCATAAATGAATTTTGGATATTGAACGTAGAATGGTAATTAATTGCATGTGTGTGTTTTAATCTATGTAAATTaactatattatataatttgcACATAATGTTTCATTTCATATAGCATACCcaataattaaaatcaatacaTCGATCAAAGAACAATTAATGGCAGATGTGGTCGTTACTCCAAGTCCAATATATGTAAATCAAACATCATAATGTACTTAATTTAATAGtaatatattaaatacaaaaatttgATTCATAGGTTTTggggaagaaaaaaaaaaaccctaaagAAGATATAAAAAGGAATACATAAAGAAACCTGGGAAGGGGTTAATTATACCTAGAATGTCTCATCGATCATGGCTCCTGCTTGGGGAAAACTGAGGGGAATATTATATCTTGCAGCGTCCCATAATCAGGAATATTATGGTACTGTTGATTGTCACGTGCGATTAAAGTTTGCTGATGATACACATTGCCGGCGCCGGCGTAGATATTGTGAGGCATTTGATATTGAACAAACATTTCTTGATGATCAGCTGGAAAGTTGGCCGGCGGTGGGCCGTCCATTGTGATCAACGGCGGAGGTAGCATGGAGGGAGGGAATATTCCGGCGACATTTCCCCGGAGACTGGTCGGGAGATGGTGGTTGTGTTGGCCTTCGTACGTGGTGATGACGATGGAAGGGTCTTGGTAGGATCTTTCGACGCGTTTCTTGACCGGGCATTTCTGAGTCGTGCATCTGTAGTAGCTTCTGCGCGCGCAAgggtataataataatatatttgcgCAGCTTAGCTTTTGTACGTTGTTAATTAAGTAGTGCGGATTGAATAATATTCttcatattatttataactaaaaaattaattagcaaacaacttttattgtttttgtaaaaaacaaattaaataatcgTTGACCACGGTTGCCGGAT comes from the Henckelia pumila isolate YLH828 chromosome 1, ASM3356847v2, whole genome shotgun sequence genome and includes:
- the LOC140874906 gene encoding transcription factor bHLH144-like encodes the protein MHSDQPYFHLSGQVGYVMQNSHMPSAFNMPLGIEPLGPFHGVDIQPSDACPRNFVIFDQSNTRSQIIFHPEIGSKFFDFGLADGASILRGKDDGKDANYEGKNFSLLKEDSDDIDALLSMEDVENEEYDDDELSTARTDAKYECDSPDSCSNYESPPRKRSDFGTSSVIHCDYKKGERMRTMVKGLRRMVPGAKQMSAVTVLDEAVQYLKSLKAQVHNLETGNSENHARS
- the LOC140874907 gene encoding glucan endo-1,3-beta-D-glucosidase-like, translating into MAKSLLSLPLLGLSLIILLFVSGGIRKPAVDASGQGTWCVPRPSTSEQTLTDNINFACTVVDCSLIQEGGACFYPSNLLNHASVAMNLYYQKQGRHSWNCDFKKSGIIVVTDPSYGKCKFELSY
- the LOC140874905 gene encoding uncharacterized protein; the protein is MSSFIRMQNNSPSPHSQFFSSLRQVEKRLKLEDPAQQSSALSPPPPGERRENTEQTDSLGTPIYLNYKQPPLTTDGNISTLQESEVPREFLTDSADFPPIQNSPPGENHLSAETTVAHDERSNLGDDIELLMQLLQLSDSGEQMKKRTNLFNVGCDDGFYRKIAGLKGPKSLRELERLEGWINHFLNGEEREPFVLAHLLLAKAALWHSDDNCDGFGGFEFPSTIDEFLEKDPPLD